From Leucoraja erinacea ecotype New England chromosome 36, Leri_hhj_1, whole genome shotgun sequence:
TTACCCACTCATCCACTCACTTTAAAGGATCCCCAGCCAGTTCATACCTCTCACTTCATAATATTGCAGAACGTGGAGGGTGGCTTATAGATATTTAATTAATCCCACTCTTTTTATTTCCCCCGAGCCATCGTCATTATTTCCACTTAATTTGTAATCCAATTTCGAGCATTGCTTTATTAAATCTGCTCACTGTCCTTTCCTGACATTTATTCCAGACTAAAGCAAGTCGCtatttaaaattgtattttatcAATTAGTTCTTAAAGAGCGAATGTGTCGAGCATTGCGTTTAATTACATGTCCTTCCATCACTGACATTATCCTTGTCAGTCTTGCCCTGATAATCCCACCTGCAATCAGGAGGCCTGAAGTGGTGATCTATATACTGTGACTGGATGGTGCTTACAGTCAGTCattgagctgtacagcatggactcagacccttcggcccaccttgtccatgcccaccaagttgGGCATGTTAggctagtcccaattgcctggcCCCTATCTcaactcttcctatccatatatctgtccaaatatccttCAAAAGTCGTAGATGTATCCACTTCTGAACagcaagggaacaggcccttcagctcaccgtatccatgccgaccaagttggcattctgcatttggtccattgtCCTCTAAACCCATCCATCCCATCCATAAACCAAACTATCCAACCTGTCCCTGTAACCCGGACCCAGGCAACGTCCTGGTGGATCTCTCCACTTGTCTGATGCTCTGTAATTGTCGTTACTTCAGGTGACGGAGCTGTTGAGCAGCGCTGAAGCCGAGGCCAGGGCTTGCATCACCATTTGCCACCCTGGCGAGGGAGACTGGAACAGCCTCAAGCAGCACAACCTCCAGGGATTCATCCACCTCAAGCTGAACCCAGCAGCCACACTGCCGGAGATGGATGGGGTCTCGGAATTCACCGAGTACCTGACCGAGTCGGTGGAGGTCCCCTCGCCCTTCGACCTGCTGGAGCCCCCCACCTCGGGTGGCTTCCTCAAGCTGTCCAAGCCATGTTGCTACATCTTCCCCGGTGGCAGGGGGGACTCCGCGCTCTTCGCCGTCAACGGCTTCAACATCCTGGTGGATGGCGGCTCGGAGCGGCGGTCGTGCTTCTGGAAGCTCGTCCGCCACCTGGACCGGATCGACTCCATTCTCCTCACGCACATCGGGGCGGACAACCTGCCCGGCATTAACGGGCTGCTCCAGAGGAAGATCGCGGAGCAAGACGAGGAACAGTCGCAAGGCTCCACCACGTACAGTGACTGGATCAAGAACCTCATCTCCCCGGAGCTGGGAGTGGTCTTTTTCAACGTGCCCGAGAAACTAAAAATGCAGGAACCCTCTATGAAGGTGAAGCGGAGCATTGAGGAAGCTTGCTTGTCGCTACAGTACTTGACTAAGCTGGGAATCAAAGCCGAGCCCCTCAACAGAGTCGTCGGGGCCACTATTGACCCCATCTCCCTGTTCCACAAAATGGGCGTTGGGCGATTGGACATGTACATCCTCAACCCAGTCAAAGACAGCAAGGAGATGCAGTTTCTGATGCAAAAGTGGGCAGGGAACAGCAAAGCCAAGACTGGCATCCTCCTGCCCAACGGCAAAGAGGGCGAGATTTCAGTCCCATATCTCACGTCCATCACGGCCCTGGTGGTGTGGCACCCTGCCAACCCTTCCGAGAAGATAGTCCGGGTCTTGTTCCCGGGCAACGCTCCACAGAACAAGATCCTGGAAGGGCTGGAGAAGCTGAAACACCTGGATTTTCTCAGGTATCCTGTGGCTACGCAGAAGGACCTGGCTGGAGGCATCACCCCGCCCGCGGTGAAGCAGACCAAAGTGCGGCAGAGAACCGACAGCAAGGAGAGCCTCAAGTCCTCGCCCAAGCCCGCCGCGCCCAAGGCAGCGAGGAAGGAGGAGGCAGCCGAAGAAACGACGGCAAAGCACCCGGAGGTGAAGACGGAGCCGTTGAGAGAGAACAAGCTGGAGAAGAAAGAGGAGAAGAAGGCAAAGTCGGAGGTGGAGAAAGCCGCGACGGACGCCATTAAAACGGAAAAGAAAAAGTTGGCCAAGGAGAAAACGGTCAAGAAACACGCCAAGGACAAACTGGCAAAGTCGGAGGAGAAGAAGGACAAGGAGAAAAAAGAAATCAAAAAAGAAAAGAAGGAGGTGAAGAAAGAGGATGTGAAAAAAGAAGAGAAAAAGGAGGTCAAGAAAGACGAGAAGAAGAAGGAGACAAAGAAGGAATCGAAGAAGCTGGTCAAAGCGGACTTGAAGCCTTTCACTCCTGAAGTCAGGAAGACTCTACACAAAGCCAAGTCCCCAGGCAAGAAATTAGACTCGGCCAAAAGCAAAGTGGCTAAAGAGGCGGTGGAGGCAAAGAGTGAGTCAAAATTGGCCAAGAAGGTCCCGACAGAGGCCACCACTGTGCAGTTACAGGAGGAGAGGTCCGTCATGTCTTCACCAGAGGATCTGTCCAAGGACTTTGAGCAGCTGCGAACTGAAGAGGCGGCCAAGGTCCCAGAGGAGATCGCCACGGTGACGGCAGCGGAGGGGAGACCACCGGACCTGCCCGACGTTGGTCCTCGCCAGGAGGAGACCCCTGAGCCACCCGCCTCCGACACCAAACCCTCTCCCGAACCTCCGGGCAAGGGAATAATCCCACCAGCCGCGGAGGACATCCCGCCTCCCGAGGTCCTCCAGCCCGAGTCTTCGATGGAGAAGGTTCTCGAAGATGAGGGCGCTGCGTTGGAGGAGTCTCTGGAAATGAGCGAGTTGGAAGAAAAGGTGGTGAGGacagggaaggaggaggaggaaggatttGCTCAGGATGGACTCGAAACCCCACGGGATGAAGTGGGCGAGGAATATCCGTCTGAAGAGCAGGTCGGACTTCCAGAAGGATTGGGAAAAGAGTTCggaaggaaggaggaagaggaggaaatgGAGAAATGCGAGAGGTACATTGAATCAATGGAGACGAGGGAACAGAAGGAGGACAGCGAGGTTGAAGAGGTGGTTGAGAAGGCAGAGCTGGAGGAAACAGTGGAAGGTGTTGATGAAGATAAGAAGGTGAAAGCCAAGGAAAAGGAAGACGCACTCTCCGATGAGCAACAAGTCGCGATACCCCCCATTGAGAAACGAGATGAAGACTTACCCGAGCGCGATTTGCCCGCAGCTGAGGAGAAGCAAACTCCAACACCGGATGCCAAAGTGGCGAAGACCAAGGAAGAGCCGATGCCAACGCCCGTGTTGCCCGCCCCTGGCGCGGTGGGCGAGCCCGTCTCCTACATCCAAGACGAGACCATCCCCGGCTATTCGGAGACGGAGCAAACAATTTCGGACGAGGAGATACACGACGAGCAAGAGGACCACATGTCCCACCTGAAGTACGAGGTGGACACTTACAACATCTCCGTGCCGGACGACACCAGGTCCTTCGACGCCGTCCACGGGATGAAGGAGATCAGAGCCATGGCGGCCAAGGGCTTTGTGAGGATGGAGCCCGAGATAGTGGTCTACCCCTCGGAGATGGCAGCGGCTCCGCTCGCTGAGGAGGAGCACATCTCCTCAGCGGCTTCCATCACCGAGTGCGATAAGCTGTCTTCCTTCGCCACCTCCGTGGCCGAGGACCAGTCGGTGGCCTCGGTGACGGCGCCTCAGACTGAGGAGACGGGGAAGAGTTCCCTGATGCTGGATACCGTCAACAGCATGGCTTCCTCCAGGACAGAGGCCACCCAGGGCAGGGATTACATCCCGTCAGCGGGCACCATCTCCCCAACATCCTCGCTGGAGGAGGACAAGTACTTCAAGTCCCCGCCTTCCGAAGACTTCCGCCCCATTGCCGAGGCGGTTGCGAAGAtgggggaatgggaggaagaagaagaagaggaggaggaggaggatgatgaGGACCAGACGCCCAATGTTGAGATCCCCACCAAACTCAAAGAACAATACACGGCCATGTTCCCAGAAATGGGCACGCCGGCGCCTTTACCAGCGGCTGAGTTTACCGCTTACGACCAAACCACGGACCTTCAGGGCGTGGACAACAAGCCCAAGCATTCCTTGCACTTCGAGGATGACTTGCCGGAAAGCAACGGGAAGTGCATCAGCCCCGACGAAAGCACGGTGAAAATGGCCTCGCCAACGCAGTCGGGACCCACAAGCGCCGGGCACACGCCGTTCCACCAATCGCCCGTCGAGGAGAGGACCGACTCCGTAGAGACGGAACTGGAGGACCAGGCTACACAGGAGGCTTCACTCTTCACCGAGGAGCCACTTCGAAGCGAAGATTTGTCAAGCCCGGGGCAAAGTCCACTTGGCGAGCTCCCACCCAAGCCTGTCTCCCAGGGCGAACTCGCCCTGCACTCTGACGTCTTCCAGCCTGGCCCGACTTCAAAAGAGGACATGATGCACTCTCCGGAGTTCCGAGCGATAGAGAAGATGGAGAAAGACGCACACGAAACGGAACACACTGCAACTGAGAAGATGGAGAGGGACATTCAGGACTGGAAGCCTGCCCTGCCTAAGGCGGAAATACCCGAGGAGAAAGAGCCTGCCGCTGGAAAGGTTCGGGACGAGTTCCTCAAGGAGAAAGAGGACATTGGAAAGATGGAAGAACCAGCAGAGAAATCTGCAACTCCTGAAGTCGTCCCAACATCTAAACCCACAAAAGGTGAGACGTTGTCTTTGGACGTTCTCAAGCAAGAACCAACATCTATCGAAAAGACGGACAAAGAGGAACCGTCCACCGTTCCTGACAAAATGACGAAAGAAAGTCCGGAGAAACAACCAGCGGCCGCTGAAATAGTCGAGCAAAAGGCGATCTCTCCTGACGAGGCAAAGAGCGAGGAGGAAGACCTGGCGAAGATCTCGCTTGACGTGGGAAAGAGTGAGACAGTGAGAAGTGAGAAAGACGACTTGGACAAGAGACCTGGCGACGTTGGGAGCGTTGAACGAGAAATATCCGACAAGAAGTCCATCGACGATAATAAAGTCGAGCAGAAAGAATTGGAGAAGATCTCTCTCGATGTTGGAACCGGTGAGAAAGTGGAATTGAAGCACAAGACTTTCGAAGATGAGCACATGGACAAAGATTTGCAGAGAAGAGCTGGAGATACTGACAAAATTCTTCACGAGGAATTGGAGAAAATGTCAACTGATGTTGGCAAGAGTAAGAAGGAAGAATTGAAGAAGGAGGAATCGGAAAAGGAAGTCTCCATTCACCATGGAGAGGAGGATAACGAGGAATTAAAGTCAACACCTTTTGCCGTTGAACACCTGGAAAAGATTGACCATGAGAAGAAATCTATGGATGCTGGAACATCCAAACCTGAGGAATTAggaaaaatatctattgattttGGAAAGAGTGAGAAAGAGGATATGGAAAAGGCACCTGGATATGtcggaaaggttgaacaagaaaTGCAGGAGCAGTCTATTAGTGATGGTAAAACTGAAGACAAGGAATTGAAAAAGATGTCCATGGATATCGGAAAGACTGAGAAGACAGAAAATGGGAAGAAGGATTTGGAAAAGATACCTGGAGGTGTTGTGAAGATTGAAGAAGAGGCAGCAGTGAAGAAGCCTGTTGGCAACGGAAAGATGGAACGTGAAGAGTTAGAGAAGGTTCCTGTGGATGTTGGCAAGAGTGAGAAAGAGGATTTGGTAAAGGGAACTGAGGGTTTTGGGACAGTTGCACAAGAGACACCAGTGAAGAAGTCTAGCGATGATATTAAGATGGAAGACAAGCATTCGGAGAAAATCTCTTTAGATGTTGACACGACTGAGAAAGTGGCAAGTGAGGGAGAAGACTTGAAAAAAAGCCCTGGAGTTGTGGAAAAAACTGAACAGGAGGTCTCGGAGAAGAAAACCATTTGCGATACTGAGATCGAACACAAGGCATTGGAGAAGACCTGTCCGGCTGTTGGAAGGATTGAACAGGAGGAGCTGGAACAGGAATCGTTCGACATTGACAAGGCATCGAAACAGGACGTGGCGGCTGAAACGGGAAAGAAAGTTGAGGACGTTGAAAAGGTGGATAAGTTACTTCCAGAGAAAACTGCTGACGGGAAGGAAAAGGACATCTTCCCGTCAAAGCCTCCAGATGCGCTGGAAAGTGGCATCGTGGCTTCTGGGAAAATGGGACAAGATCCAGAAAAGAGACCTGCGGATGTGGAGAAGACGGAAAAGTTTGTACTGGAAATGGAACGGACAACAGGGAAAGTGGACAAGGACATAGAACAAAAAGTCTCCGTGGAATCGAAGGACATGCAAGATAAACTGCAGTCGATCACCCAGAAAATCTCCAGTGGTGATTCGGAACAGGGCTATGCAGCAACTGAAGATGTCCATTTCACATGTGGATACTTGCCAATTGTTACACCAGGTACATACCTCAGTGAGGTAGAAGACAAATTAAAAGATCAAGCAGAAAAAATAGCCGAGGCAATCTATTCATCCGAAGATGAAGATCTATCTGATATTATAGAGCTGATGCCAACCACAGGGAAGTTCTCAAAGCCAATAGACaaagaagaactttcaaagcaacCGATTTCCAAAGACATGACCCCAGCTGACAGTAAGGGCGTGGAGTTAAAAGAGACCAATGTCCTCAACAACTTGTTGCCACCTCTGTACCCAACGTGCGAGCCTGTGGCAGATGTTTCCACGGGTGGAATGACGCCGAAGGGACAAGTAACGGATGAAGCAGAGCCGGAAGGCATCGCCGCAAAACTACACACGGGGGAAGAACCCCCACACACCAGCCCCCCTGGGGAGCGAGTGTCCCCTTCAGAAACAGACGTGCGTTTCAGCAGTGCAGTGATCGCCGACACACAACCTCCAGTCGATTACAGCAAATGGGATCCAACTTCCTACCAATATTACTTGCAAGAGGACACCAAAGTTACCACCGCTCTGTCCCAAACGCCATCTCCCGAAGATCTGCCGAGCGAGATATTTATGGCCGAGGATCGGCTAGCCGGGAGCAAAGACAAGGAGACGGGCAGTGAGGCCAAGTATTCTTACTACACCGAGGAGTGGAAGGAGTCTACTGGCGGGTTTGACTATTCTTGGAGCGTTGAGCAAGGGAGCACGCCTGCATCCGATGGTGCCTTTGACAAAGCCTCAGAGTCAAAGCCTTTGGCCGCGACTGCCCCACATCCAGAGGACTCGTGGACCGCAGCCAAGTCCACGCTCCCTGCCGACACCACCACAGTGGGGACAATTCCCAGCACACCCAAAGAATCAGCTGGAGAGGAGGACGTAAAGAAGTTGGGGGAAATcccgagagaagaggagagggcatCTCAAGAACGTGCGTACCTTCCGCCAGAGGGGAGTGTACCCACTGACGTACTGAGAGAAAGCACGGCCCTGACTTATGGGAAGGTCTTCACCTCTGATGAACACATCTTCAGCCGGTCGACTCCTTCTCCGACCGACGAACAAGACGTTCCTCTCACTCAGCTGGACTGCCACGCTGCCATCTTCTCCGAGGCTAAGTGGAGCGGCACTGGGCTTCACACCGAGGACCCCCACACCTCCGCGATGAAAGGATATTCCTCGACGGAGGGATACAAGGACCTCGACGCTGGGATGAAGGCGTTTACTTGCGCCGAGGTGGACAAGACAAGCACGGTCTCGGGCCTCGAGGACCTCAGCGAGCCACAGAAGGAGGTTGAGCCTCTGGGCTTCCACCACCTATCGCGGCAGCTGGACTCACCGTTCGAGGTGGCATGGGAAGCCAAGGAGACCGAGAGAGAACCTTCCCTCACAAATAGAGAAGGAGCCCTCCCATTCTCCCGAACCCACGACACAGGTGACACCCGCTGAGCAGGAAGCAAGGACAGCGGGATACTCCGAAATCCCAGAACCTCCCACGACTCTCCCCCCGACCTCCAGAGACATCTTGGCCACCTCTATGTGGTCGGACGCCAAGGGCAAGGAGCATTCTGGAGCGACACTGGAGCACAGCTTGGGCGAAGATATCCAGGCCGACTCCCTCAGCCCCGTCTCACCAGAGGGAAGGAAGACGTCGGGTCTCAGCAGCCCGGAGTCCAAGGACAGCCTGTCGCCCTCGCTACCCTACGCGGTGGCAGCGCGGCCGGACGCCAACGTGTTTGGGATCGGCGCCGCCAGGCAGAGCGAGCCCGACTCCAACATCCTGAGCTACTACGAGAAGGAGGCGGAGGAGAGCAGCAGCGACTCGGAGCTGGAGAAAGGCGCCAAGGAAAAGTCGGAGAAGGAAACACCGGCGGGAGAGCAGTGGGACACGGGGAAAGCTCCGGGTCTCGGAGCGGGAGCGGGAGCAGAGGGGCGAGCACGCACGGTGTCTCCGTGCCCGGAGCAGTGGCTGGAGGAGAGACCTCCGGAGCAGAGCCCGGCCAAATTGGAGACGGACCACACCTCGCCCGGACAGGTGGAGCGCGACCTCCCTTATCCAAGTGACCACAAGGACGTTCTGCACTATGGACTTGACTACCCCagcaggagagaggaggagatggcCTCCACCACCGGAGAGAGCTCTACCATGGGTCAATTGGAGGGcactgggagagaggaggagcagaGACCCAGTAAAGACACGCACCTCGAGGGGCAGGTCAAGCTGCCATCCCCTGACTTGGACGTCCCACGAACCACTGCCCAACCAGAGCACTTTGACCACTCCTCCACCACCAAGGAGGCCAAGCCCTCTGGTGCTCAGTTGAAATCCTCTTCCCACAGCGAGGAGAGAACGTTTGCAGCCCCTCTCCCACCCGAGGCCACAGGGGTGAAGGACGAATATTTGGAAGTATCTCAACAAGGGGGACCCACCCACGAGCTCACGACCCGCCCGCAAGGAACAGCGCCCGATGTCCAGGGTGGTCCGGAGATCCGACCCGTGGGGCAAGAAGTGGCCGCGGGGACGTTCCCCTCCCTGACCGCCGGCCCCCCGGCGCGGAGTCTTGTCGAGGTTTCGCCGCTGGTTCCTGCCGACGAGGCACCGTGCCAGGCAGCCGAGATGGAGGAGCCAGGCCAGGCCCCCACCGAGCACAGCCCAGGCTACCTCTGCGACATTGAGGACTCCACCTTGTCCTGCAGGGTCGAGTGCCAAAGGTCGGCCCCCAAACCCGAAGGAGAAGGGACGGAGACAGCTGCCGAGGGGGTGAAGGCCGTATCGGGGACAGAGGAGCCTCAGGCCTCGGGCCTACCGCCCATGCTTTCAGGCCCTGAGGTGGCGTCGGCCAATGGGCCTGCCGAAACAGGCTTCGCCTCAGCGCCGGCCCGGAGCCCACCAGCGAGGGACAAGGCCTCGGGCGTTGCCGTGGAGACGGGACCGGCTGCCCGGCCTTCTTCGATCGCCTCGTCAGAGCGGGGCTCACCCTGGCCCTCCAAGGACGACCTGTCGCCCTCCTTCATCAACCCCAGCCCCCAGCCAGAGTTGGAAGGGGGTGCGGTGGAAGGGAGCGGCCCCCAGAGCCGGCCTCGCGCTCCCAGGCACCCGCGGGGGGCCCAGGACAGCCCGCCCACCTCCGGCAGCGagtccccccccctcaactctgACTCCGACGTGCCCCCCGAGACAGAGGACTGCCCCTCCATCACGGCCGAGGCCCCCATCGACTCGGACGAGGACGGAGACGTCCTGCCCGTCGACAAGAACAGCGGCCACGGCCCGGACCCCCTGCCCGCGCCAGCCGCCGACCCCCAGCCGCTCCCCCCTCGCCCTGATGTCTGCATGGTGGACCCCGAGGTGTTGGGCCTCGAACCGGTCAAGCCGCTGAAGAAGGAGTTGAAGGACAAGGCCAAGGGTGCCCGCAAAACGGCCAAGTCCAAGGCGGCCTCGCCGGGCCGCAAGCTGGACCCCAAGACCAAGCACCCCGCCAAGCCCGCCTCGCCCAAGGATGCCAGCGAGAGGTCCCCCAAAGCCGCCTCCACCAAGAAGAAGGAGCGGGATGCAGCGGAGAAACCCATCCGGGCCTCCAGGGCCAGCGAGACCCAGGCATCACGGGCCGAGGACAGGGATGACATCTCCAGGTCCAGCCAACCCACCTCGGGCAAGGCCCTGGTCAACGGCATCAAGCCTTCCTCAGGTAAGGACCTGGCTGGTGCAACACGAGCTGGAGTCTATACTCGAATGcctcgaaacttacaaaattcttaaggggttggacaggctagatgcaggaagattgttcccgatgttagggaagtccaggacaaggggtcacagcttaaggataagggggaaatcctttaaaaccgagatgagaagaacttttttcacacagagagtggtgaatctctggaactctctgccacagagggtagttgaggccagttcattggctatatttaagagggagttagatgtggcccttgtggctaaggggatcagggggtatggagagaaggcaggtatgggatactgagttggatgatcagccatgatcatattgaatggcggtgcaggctcgaagggccgaatggcctactcctgcacctattttctatgtttctatgaatcttccTTACGGTCAAAGTACTCCACGCGGTCATGGTGGGTGAGGTCTTGGCCATCAACTCTCAAAGAGtgagtggctcagtggtagagttgctgccttgcagcgccagagatcaggatagatctacatctccgaataaagatttgaaaatttctcttttaagggacctctcctatttctactttccactttttatttttttatatat
This genomic window contains:
- the map1aa gene encoding LOW QUALITY PROTEIN: microtubule-associated protein 1A (The sequence of the model RefSeq protein was modified relative to this genomic sequence to represent the inferred CDS: inserted 2 bases in 1 codon), whose product is MATAAGSAPLDSAPRPLQLQHQGQRPPAAAQPGSAPLSALRLQHQGQRPPAAGAPTPAPGTAATRSNHTHYILIVIGEISTDDQLRAAILHVEQGVRSWDVDLTSFDLDQQLRHFVTRHSAQFSSDVRGQKTLHHRSDELESVVLVNPTEHTVASEVHALVTDPSQHKLLILCGQTTEHGGDLILQTGTYTFQRFVETFADAEVTELLSSAEAEARACITICHPGEGDWNSLKQHNLQGFIHLKLNPAATLPEMDGVSEFTEYLTESVEVPSPFDLLEPPTSGGFLKLSKPCCYIFPGGRGDSALFAVNGFNILVDGGSERRSCFWKLVRHLDRIDSILLTHIGADNLPGINGLLQRKIAEQDEEQSQGSTTYSDWIKNLISPELGVVFFNVPEKLKMQEPSMKVKRSIEEACLSLQYLTKLGIKAEPLNRVVGATIDPISLFHKMGVGRLDMYILNPVKDSKEMQFLMQKWAGNSKAKTGILLPNGKEGEISVPYLTSITALVVWHPANPSEKIVRVLFPGNAPQNKILEGLEKLKHLDFLRYPVATQKDLAGGITPPAVKQTKVRQRTDSKESLKSSPKPAAPKAARKEEAAEETTAKHPEVKTEPLRENKLEKKEEKKAKSEVEKAATDAIKTEKKKLAKEKTVKKHAKDKLAKSEEKKDKEKKEIKKEKKEVKKEDVKKEEKKEVKKDEKKKETKKESKKLVKADLKPFTPEVRKTLHKAKSPGKKLDSAKSKVAKEAVEAKSESKLAKKVPTEATTVQLQEERSVMSSPEDLSKDFEQLRTEEAAKVPEEIATVTAAEGRPPDLPDVGPRQEETPEPPASDTKPSPEPPGKGIIPPAAEDIPPPEVLQPESSMEKVLEDEGAALEESLEMSELEEKVVRTGKEEEEGFAQDGLETPRDEVGEEYPSEEQVGLPEGLGKEFGRKEEEEEMEKCERYIESMETREQKEDSEVEEVVEKAELEETVEGVDEDKKVKAKEKEDALSDEQQVAIPPIEKRDEDLPERDLPAAEEKQTPTPDAKVAKTKEEPMPTPVLPAPGAVGEPVSYIQDETIPGYSETEQTISDEEIHDEQEDHMSHLKYEVDTYNISVPDDTRSFDAVHGMKEIRAMAAKGFVRMEPEIVVYPSEMAAAPLAEEEHISSAASITECDKLSSFATSVAEDQSVASVTAPQTEETGKSSLMLDTVNSMASSRTEATQGRDYIPSAGTISPTSSLEEDKYFKSPPSEDFRPIAEAVAKMGEWEEEEEEEEEEDDEDQTPNVEIPTKLKEQYTAMFPEMGTPAPLPAAEFTAYDQTTDLQGVDNKPKHSLHFEDDLPESNGKCISPDESTVKMASPTQSGPTSAGHTPFHQSPVEERTDSVETELEDQATQEASLFTEEPLRSEDLSSPGQSPLGELPPKPVSQGELALHSDVFQPGPTSKEDMMHSPEFRAIEKMEKDAHETEHTATEKMERDIQDWKPALPKAEIPEEKEPAAGKVRDEFLKEKEDIGKMEEPAEKSATPEVVPTSKPTKGETLSLDVLKQEPTSIEKTDKEEPSTVPDKMTKESPEKQPAAAEIVEQKAISPDEAKSEEEDLAKISLDVGKSETVRSEKDDLDKRPGDVGSVEREISDKKSIDDNKVEQKELEKISLDVGTGEKVELKHKTFEDEHMDKDLQRRAGDTDKILHEELEKMSTDVGKSKKEELKKEESEKEVSIHHGEEDNEELKSTPFAVEHLEKIDHEKKSMDAGTSKPEELGKISIDFGKSEKEDMEKAPGYVGKVEQEMQEQSISDGKTEDKELKKMSMDIGKTEKTENGKKDLEKIPGGVVKIEEEAAVKKPVGNGKMEREELEKVPVDVGKSEKEDLVKGTEGFGTVAQETPVKKSSDDIKMEDKHSEKISLDVDTTEKVASEGEDLKKSPGVVEKTEQEVSEKKTICDTEIEHKALEKTCPAVGRIEQEELEQESFDIDKASKQDVAAETGKKVEDVEKVDKLLPEKTADGKEKDIFPSKPPDALESGIVASGKMGQDPEKRPADVEKTEKFVLEMERTTGKVDKDIEQKVSVESKDMQDKLQSITQKISSGDSEQGYAATEDVHFTCGYLPIVTPGTYLSEVEDKLKDQAEKIAEAIYSSEDEDLSDIIELMPTTGKFSKPIDKEELSKQPISKDMTPADSKGVELKETNVLNNLLPPLYPTCEPVADVSTGGMTPKGQVTDEAEPEGIAAKLHTGEEPPHTSPPGERVSPSETDVRFSSAVIADTQPPVDYSKWDPTSYQYYLQEDTKVTTALSQTPSPEDLPSEIFMAEDRLAGSKDKETGSEAKYSYYTEEWKESTGGFDYSWSVEQGSTPASDGAFDKASESKPLAATAPHPEDSWTAAKSTLPADTTTVGTIPSTPKESAGEEDVKKLGEIPREEERASQERAYLPPEGSVPTDVLRESTALTYGKVFTSDEHIFSRSTPSPTDEQDVPLTQLDCHAAIFSEAKWSGTGLHTEDPHTSAMKGYSSTEGYKDLDAGMKAFTCAEVDKTSTVSGLEDLSEPQKEVEPLGFHHLSRQLDSPFEVAWEAKETEREPSXSQIEKEPSHSPEPTTQVTPAEQEARTAGYSEIPEPPTTLPPTSRDILATSMWSDAKGKEHSGATLEHSLGEDIQADSLSPVSPEGRKTSGLSSPESKDSLSPSLPYAVAARPDANVFGIGAARQSEPDSNILSYYEKEAEESSSDSELEKGAKEKSEKETPAGEQWDTGKAPGLGAGAGAEGRARTVSPCPEQWLEERPPEQSPAKLETDHTSPGQVERDLPYPSDHKDVLHYGLDYPSRREEEMASTTGESSTMGQLEGTGREEEQRPSKDTHLEGQVKLPSPDLDVPRTTAQPEHFDHSSTTKEAKPSGAQLKSSSHSEERTFAAPLPPEATGVKDEYLEVSQQGGPTHELTTRPQGTAPDVQGGPEIRPVGQEVAAGTFPSLTAGPPARSLVEVSPLVPADEAPCQAAEMEEPGQAPTEHSPGYLCDIEDSTLSCRVECQRSAPKPEGEGTETAAEGVKAVSGTEEPQASGLPPMLSGPEVASANGPAETGFASAPARSPPARDKASGVAVETGPAARPSSIASSERGSPWPSKDDLSPSFINPSPQPELEGGAVEGSGPQSRPRAPRHPRGAQDSPPTSGSESPPLNSDSDVPPETEDCPSITAEAPIDSDEDGDVLPVDKNSGHGPDPLPAPAADPQPLPPRPDVCMVDPEVLGLEPVKPLKKELKDKAKGARKTAKSKAASPGRKLDPKTKHPAKPASPKDASERSPKAASTKKKERDAAEKPIRASRASETQASRAEDRDDISRSSQPTSGKALVNGIKPSSAGGSTKTSSGVPAGPPVYVDLAYIPNHCSGKNVDQEFFKRVRSSYYVVSGNDPGSGEPSRAVLDALLDGKSQWGNNLQVTLIPTHDTEVTREWYQQTHERQQELNIMVLASSSTVVMQDESFPACKIEF